Below is a genomic region from Melitaea cinxia chromosome 20, ilMelCinx1.1, whole genome shotgun sequence.
CAGTACCGACTGATAGTTGATACTAGTTAcagaaaaatactaaattttttttactgtattttacCCGCAGCTTAACtagcattgatttttttaataaaaagtatccttcgctacttctaatacctccaaaaatatgtgtacgaaGTTCCAtcatgatcggttaagtagttttcgcgtaaaagcgtaacaaacaaacttatattcacgtttataatattaatacatatacataatattaggGATTAGctacaatattacaaacacaacACGTGgccataattattttaaagaaaagaaaattaaataatcttcaTTAACAAATTAGGTTAATATCGAAAAGACGAAAGACTATGGTATTTTCGAGTagcacataattgtgtttgctcgcaaatgaaaaaaaaaccgcctgCAATTATATCGACCAGTCCAcaatacaacgaaggtagacgaaaaaatattcaagtaaattaCACATTACATATAAGAGATTACTTAAAAGTAGTCGTCAAGTCTTAATCTTTAAATGGTACCGTGTGACAATtaccagctttcaattaaaaaaaaattcaaaatccgTGTACTCAATAAATAGTTATGAGGCATACTCGTAATACAACGacagtcgacgaaaaaatagtcaaataaatacacataattagAGATATATCAAAAGATACTAGTTAAGTCTCGATCaattttaaatgtgaccacgtgataaaaaccagttttttttttttaagaatcatctaaatcggtatacgcgtaaaaagttatgaggtctCTTTTTTGAATctgctaaaaattattttatataacgcCTTACATTTTTCTTGGTAAATTGTAAGGACTGAGGTCTGGATTTCTTTCTAGATATTCCGAGAAGAACTACAGAATCCCCACGAACAACATCTACCCCAAGATTAATTTATACAAGACCAACTACGCAAAGAACTCGACCAATTCCATCTCGCCCAATAAATACTTACAGGTaagtattaaaagttttttttttaaaataagttctATAAAAATTGGGACTCATTTCGCTAGCTACAAGTGTGCAAGAAAAATTACAAACCCCAAATCATTGTCAATAAGACAGAAACtaaagtatttttgaatatatttaatcaaGGAGACACTGTTCCTTGAACGGAACCGGGAAACATGGAGGAAATTTTTACAGACCATAATGAAAGCAAACGCTTAAACGTTTAAGAGCGcatattaatagataaaaaataacacactcatttttgaagtaaaacttttttactcaCGCTTGAATTGGAAAGTAAggtgatgaatgcgtgacgaaaagtgtgatcgggtgtgGTGAACGGAAGTAGAGAGGGAaagataagttagtgaagatagaaagaaagagaattacctttcgtaagttttacttcaattgtgtggtctaaagtacactcgtttttttaggAAGGGTTTATAGATTTCATTTTCAATTCGTACCTATGATTTAATGTTATCTCCGATACATAAAAAATTCGAAATATGGATTAAAAAAGTTGTACTCGTTACCTGATGTACTATTTTATATTGTCTTAAATATGTCTTATCGCATTCCTaatgactagctcgttggcgcagtttgtagtgtatgtcctgctttctgctccgcgggttgcgggttccatTCCCGCCTGGGGGTaccatttgtatttatatatttatatttttgtttgaaataattttgtggTAAATATGAGGCAAATTTTAACGGGTTTATTGTCTAGACGAACCAACACGCTAACTTAGGTATTGTTTATTACATGCATAATAATTCTTATAACAAATTATCTTGTGAAATCTGATTTAATACTTTATGtctgactagctgtgcccgcgacttcgtcggcgtggaatttaacaataagctattttttagttcgcacagctataaaataagtaaatttctaaaataaaagtacccttagttatttgttattacatcagctatctgccagtgaaattctcgtcaaaatcggtccaaccgtttcagagattagccggaacaaacaaacagacagacagacagacaaaaattacaaaaaatgttattttggtatatgttccGTGTATACATAgatatgaatttaataaaaagcagttattttaatattacaaacagacactccaattttatttatttgtatagataaagatAGACTAGTGGTTGCCCagtagtcgaaattcgaccataattaatttaaattataagtttgaacattaaacaaaagagtagaGACTATGTAGGCAATCAAATTTCATAGCAGTTTTCTGgccaggacaacgtctgccgggtccgctagtaaacTATAAGTTTTCAAAATATCGTACTTCTCTGTCCGGGCGATTTtggtaaaaaggggtacaaagtttttgcttcacgtattaatatatagattatttacgTGTTTGTTTGACTGTTTGTAATTTGGACTTTTTCTTCCATAGACCAGCACTGAATCCTATACAAACCAGTAGTACAATAAACTCAATGGAATGTGGAATTAATAGTAGTCCGATTGTTCCACTAATTATACAAGGATATAGTTATGATAGAGGAGAATGGCCGTGGTTGGTTGcgatttataaaatacaaaagttcAGTAGCCTGAGTTATATTTGCGCAGGAACATTAATATCTGCAACACACGTGGTTTCAGGTAGGTTCaccaacataaaataattttagtttaatttagcTTCAATTACTAATTGTAAAtgtccattaaaaaaaatatctttttaccTGTCTTTTCAAGCGGCCCATTGCATGAAACGGAAGAGTTCTTATACGGCTGCAAAGAATTTAGTTGTTAAGGCGGGTGTTTACAATTTAGAAGATTGGAGTGATGACATCACCGTCACTAGAACCTTACAAGCGGCTTCTATACATGAGGCATATAATGCGACCACTCTTGCTAGtaagataatttatatttttgttaataataggTATATACGAAAAGGCTAATTCTTACTTTGGATGTACACAAagaacaacaaaattaaattaacgtttGATATGGTTAGgcattgtttaaattaaattaattttttgaccgacaattttttttaaagaatggcTAAGTAATAATTGGTAAATTTATGGTTCCTTTTTTAAGTCTTTATAAAGAGGCTTTTGAAAAATGTTGATATTCGTAATGCAAAGGCGGTTCCAGAAAATTGTTATTTGAGAGATTCGAGAAATTGTTACATTGAAAGTCGTTACATTAGggtttgtattttgtatgtgGAATTAAAAGGAATTGGAAAGTAGGTAAGTAGGTATGGGTAAGTTAAAAACTTTCATTATATTTCAGATGACCTATTGGTGATGACACTTGAAAAACCTGTTCCCTTTGGTACGTACATTAAGCCAGCTTGTCTTTGGAGTGGCAACCCAGACCTTAATCGTATAGTCGGAACATCAGGAGTCGTAAGTGTTGTAcctacttaattaatttaaggtAAATGATAGAATGACTCGTGCTGAATGTTTCGAAAGCTGGTAGCACTAAGTTTTCTGTCTGTTACTCTGTAATAACTTATCTCTTCTCTCTTTCCTTCGTTGTTTTAAtctcacattaaaattattagttactattaagtaaatttatagCACAGTTAGGTACTATTCTGTAAtagataatataaacaataaagatATGTAAGCGTATTATACGTTGAAATTAATGCACATTTATTACTTGTTTAATCTGTTCTGTAATACATACTTTTATGTgtacataaaattttgttttatataaaaatagcataATAGCTTACTTCTTCGCAGTTTAGTTATTACAAAAATCTCTAGATAGATTTAATAATTCGATATCATTACTTAGGTAGCAGGATGGGGTGCGAATGAAATTGGCCCAGGGGGTACAGGCGAGCCCCGTATGGTGCACATGCCCATAGTCAGCACAGCCACATGTAGAGCGAGCAAACCCGAGTTTCATAAACTGACCTCAACCAAGACACTTTGTGCAGGTGTGTACTATACGTTTTCCtaataaaaaatctttcaaGAAGGGACGCGACGCGATGCGACATTTGGCGACCAATATAGTTATCAGCACGGATATTGAGCGCTGACATTCTACCTGCGTACAAACGAATTTGAGATTCAAATTCGTTTGTACGCAGTAGAAAACAGTCTGGTAGCTCAAACGCACAAAAGGTGAACCATAAATGTCGTACAAAGGGGTCATGAATTGTTCTAATATAATGATTGAACACTCCTTTAGCTCCTCGCTATGTTAACATTATCAATTTCTACGCAAGCAAAGCCGTGGGCAActgctagtattatatattatttaacattgtaaaaaatgttttaggaGATCACAGCGGATCTGGTCCTTGCTTAGGTGACTCTGGCGGTGGACTTTACATTTTAGACAATGGCCGATGGAGACTTCGAGGGGTGGTTTCCTTATCCCTGTGGTCAGATAATGGTGACTCAACATGTAATCTTGAAGATTACGTTGTCTTCACAGACACCGCCCAATATTTGCCATGGATTAGGAAAGTTATGTCTAATTAAATTCGTTAATTAATtaacagtatttttattaaacttttgtaatatatttatttacatgtgtTGTTTACTTTCCTAACTAGTATAAGAACCCTGTTTTCATCACTATTTTTTCAATAACAGAACAATGTGAACATTAATTAGTGAACGTATTATAACAACTACTTTTATGAAatgaacataataatatataaacgacgcgttggcgcagcggctGTAAAACTGGTTGGTTGCGTtagcagtcgcgggttcgattcccgctcatggTGAAAATTTGTATAGGTCATACAACTGTTTTCCGACATCTGGGCTTTTGGACACTACTGGGGTCTGTTAAaggttaatatatatatatatatatatatatatatatatatatatatatatatatatataacccaATAGCTGAAAAGAAACTCATTTAACTATCAATGAGGTTTTCTTGAATTCGAAAACAAACTTTTTGAATCTTGTTATAATTCACATCCTAACATATATCACGGTCTTACAGACGTGTTGcgcttttcttttcaatttactgCCGTCAGAGGCATGACGAtagattatgttttaaaatataaccaattacaatgaaacgtcactcaatTTAACCAATAACAATGAAACGTCACTAAATATAACCAATTGcaatgaaacgtcactcaacTAGCATGCGCAGTACGCACTGCGGACTGCACCACGTGACCGTATCCAACGATAGCAATGACATGCAGCGGTTTTGACCCGAACGGGAAGTTATGACACTATCGTACTAATCTCTCGCCATCGAAATTGGGCTTAGTTGCATGACCTTATATAAGACCGTGACATGTATGGTTGTCATTAATCAATGGATGCGTTCCACTAAAGGCCCGCAACGCCATCGACCACGACCGCTAAAATAGCCCTTCCTCTAACTTAAAAAATGCCACGGGAATTGTAGATGAACTTTAGAAGTGGAACACATATTTGAGCACTGTCAGGTGTCAGCTGCGTGCTCGCAATATAGCGACATGATGAGAATATGCAGTTTTAGGggttgtaattaaatatttcgcaTAGATTGGAGTAAATTTAATTCAACATAGATTCCCAGGAATTTTTATTGTATCGCCACACAGCTGACACCTGACAGTGCCCAAATATGTGTTCCATTTCTAAAAGTCATCTACGATTCCCGTGGCATTGTTTACGTTAGTGGAAaggcaatttcagcggtcgtggtcgatggcgttgtgggccttaggtggaacgcatCCAATATAAACAACACGTACCTCAAAAGCATGGAGCATAGAAATTCAAACTAGGCTGTATgaattatagtcctttgcctttccctattggggataaatttaaaaacaacaagTAACATGGAGTATAGAGAAACTATGCTCCATGCTCAAAAGGCTAAGCTGTCAAAGTCACTCACAGAGTACCTACATTATATAAACAAAGTCACTATGAAGTGTGacatttacacaaatatttacatgcTTGTAGGAGGTTAAtggccagtttttttttttaatgtttcccgcctaaatgtaaattatattcttttattttactgttaagTTAGTTTTAAGTCGTTTTATTGCTGCAAAATGGCTTGGCATAAAATACCGTGTAGCCGTCGTGAACTTCAGTTACTAGGTACTCTAAACGGGGGTCAAAGTTTTAGGTAAGTATTACTTTTTTGCTATTAAAAATTGATTGACAATTaagctaaaaataaatgtttttttgtgGTGTGTAGGTGGGAGTATAATAAAGAAACTGATGTGTGGACTGGAATTTTTTCCAAAACAGTTTGGAAGCTACGACAGGATGACGAAAATTTGCAGTATCAAGTTATGGGATCGTTATTAAATAAAGCATCGAAAAGCGGAAGCGATATGTTTCAGAATTTACTAGAAAACTATTTTCGCTTAAACTATAAACTTAGTGATTACTATAAAAAGTGGTCAGAAAAAGATGAACTATTTGAAAAGGCCTGTAAACAGTTTTATGGTATAAGGATGCTTTATCAAGAGCCTGTAGAAAAtcttttttcgtttatttgtaGTCAAAACAATCATATTTCTAGGTGACTGATTTTCATTACTTAATTTAACTAGAACTAATCTAGACACAAAAACTTAAACAACTTTATCTTAAGAGTATTATGGTGCCGCTCGCCTGGCACAAATAGCAGTGCAGCTACATGCTGCACTGATTTTAGtttcttttgataaatttatatagcTGGAAGCCgtgttggcacaacggtcacagccatggactgCACCTGTTGCATTGGCGGTtaggggttcgattcccacacatgacaaacatttgtattggccatacaagtgtttgccgtggtctgggtgtttgtgcagtccttgtgggtccatcgttactcatagtatggaatatatctgccaacccgcattggagcagcgtggtggattaagctctgatccttctcctacatgaggaaagaggcctatgcccagtagtgggatattacaggctgaagcgatgaaatttatatagcTTTGTACcatttaattcttaatttaaacTATATAGTGATGTgttttaagattaaataatcaattattatttttaggataTCGACAATGGttgaaaaattatgtaaacaCTATGGAGAGAAAATCTGTGAATTTGATGGAGTAACTTACTTTAGTTTCCCAGATGTTGATAAATTAAAACAGCCACAGGTAAATATTCAACCTTACTTAATCACATtagaaaaagattttattttattatatctacttTGAAACAAGAAcactagtaaaaataattactactaaATCAATACCAATCATGATAAAGTTGTCATTtcataagttttaataataaaaaaaattaagtaaaaaccATTCATTAATTACGTAAAAGTCCCAAGTAGGGTTGGAAAAATTTCTATATACCCTTACTTTCAAACTGattattacgtaatattttctaagttgatattttatattggaAATTGTGCAGTCATCAAGTGTCTTGGCAAATGATCATATTTCATTTGCATctggaaattaaaaaacatatcaGGAGGAGCTGTTTATTACaaagttattattgttttacaaataattaatagtgtaaaatataataaaataatcgcaCTATTGTAtggcatattatatttttaattagtattgcatcatatacaaaaaatatgtcaTACTACATTCAGTCTAGATTCAGACTTTTTAGTAACTCTTTTCACAATaaggtttttaataataatctaataaaagTGAATTTAACAacgattgaaataaaacaaatacagtgaaattgagaacttcctccttttttataagtgtcaaaaattttaattaccttTATGTGATGGTAAACTAAAtaccttaattattatttcttatgttTCAGATTGAATCAGAACTAAGAAATTTAGGCTTTGGTTACAGAGCTAAGTTTATACAAAAGTCCGCAGCACAGATAGTGGAATGGGGTGGAAGGCAGTGGTTCAAAAGCTTACAGGAAATGAAATATAAAGATGCTAGATTGGAGCTTATGAAGCTTTGTGGAATAGGTCCAAAggtattattacaatttactaAAAGAAATTCGAATATTGGcttcttttattaaatcaagAAATAGTAAATATGTCTAATTACATATTTCCACtacttacataatattaaaaagtaaaaaatatatattatttgacgTTTTTTTGATGTTTCCCTGTGTTAAAATAGCTTCTCATAATAATATACGGTgcacaggttttttttttttaatactggaCTGAATAACTTCTCAAGTTACTCAggtattagttttatattggGACATTTGTATAAACCCTTAAATGAcctaaaattagaataaatagaattatttaattttcataaactttgtttatcttataaatttattctaGGTGGCAGattgtatatgtttaatgtCTTTAAACCACCTTGAGGCTTTACCTGTCGACACGCATGTGTACCAAATAGCGGCCCAGAACTATCTCCCacacttaaaaggaaaaaagaatgTTACTGAGAAAATGTACTCAGAAATTGGAGATCATTTTAGAATGTTGTATGGTGATATGGCTGGATGGGCTCATACTGTAAGTTGATTATAATCtattatataatgaaacaacttctCCGGATTATATAGCGGTGTATTAGGTTTTTACATGCTCGACATTTCGTATACTCTACAGCAACCATGGCCCCGGGAGGACCATGATAATCTATTATAGTAAAGAATTtgtaatttacttataaacttTTTCTCTTGAACAAAACATTCGTAGCTAATGTCGAAATAACGAGCTccgcaaaattaaaatcaaaaacatggtaaataactaaatatcccgtttttgaataatttacttataaacttTTGTATACCTATAATTCAGATATCAGAACATATGTTGCTCAATGTAATATTGTcctattttctttctctttcgcAATCATTGAATACAGTACTAGGAATCGTACTAAACTTCGTTTCATAGGAATGCAATCTCTGGGGCTCCATTCGTTACAACCTAATGCCTAATGTAATAATGTACGTATTATAATAGACTATTGTATAGGCATAGTAGAATGGAAAGAATATAATGTAAGGatagtatgtaatataaataaatatagatttaagattACCTATGTAATTTTAGTGGGAGCGCTCTTTAGGACGAGCAGCCTCTGATCTATACGCTGTCTATGACGTAAAACAATTCTAATATTGTAGTTGTACTATAGATAGAgactgaaaaataataaaatatgtttacggGATAATTATTTCGAGATTCAAGATGTTTCGGTCATTGAATGAGATGGTGCCATAGTCGTGAGTGACATGAAATAGTGCtttcagtaaattttataactatataaagTAGTTAACTCTAAAAATatcttgtaattaattaataattatatttattgtcgtatttacatttatttcacaaatttaaataattttttattgttttaggtATTGTTTTGTGCTGACTTAAAGAAGTTCCAGCAAAATGATGAACAGCTGTCAGAAGGTGAAAAGCCTAAgaagaagagaaaaaaataagaaatctaTGATTTttagagaaataaaaaataatcaataaattgttcatatttttatttctaattttttttaacatatgaaagtacaaaagatatataaaatggATACATAACACAACCTGGAATGgtttacaaatatatcttttacaaagattatatttaattgatcCAATATCacaatgcaaataaataatttatcataaatattgcACTAATACGATTAACTACTACAGGATTATATGGATACATAatcttaaaactatttataagtatttatatacatttgattaaataaatatatattaaaataaattttgtcttAATTTTTGAGTAAAGAAATGTAATGAGAAATGTGTCAATAATAGAATTGGCTTGTGTAACAagaatattctttttaaatagtCAACAAAAAATGAGAGATTGAAGTGCTAATTAGAAATGAAGTTAAATCTTTATTAGAAAAACTTGAATTTGATGcagacaataatattaatgtctAAATGATCGTTTTAGTCTGTACTGAATAAATTACTTGATGTAAGTGTATAACAAGGTTTACtccaatatatgtaataataatattatatatgaacTTACTGTCAATATTCTTGCTACTGTCGAACTCAAACAcgatttatacaatatttatctatgaataattattaatttaaattttctagtttttaaatATGAGATGAGATATGAGAGATAAAAGAACCCagacttattttttattcagatcttttaaatattttaaaacagtcAAATTAAGGAAAATGTGAACTAGATAATGGTTCAAATTtccaaacaaataaatacgtaCTAGTCTTAGGGTTGCTAGATTCATTTCATTTCAGGGACAATTCGAGGATTACGAATTCGGTCGGttgaaaaatatacgaaaattgataatattttttgtaaatcgcTAGAAAACAAGTAGTGTTCGAAATCCGGGACAATCGACTATAACCTGGACACGGGACAAGACAATTATTTCCGGGACCATCCCGGATTTCCCGGCCATCTGGCAACCCTAACTAGTCTTGTCTttctaaattttacttaattcgTATTCagaaataagtaattttgaatttaattatttattaccataATATATTTGTGGACAGTATTCAATCAGCGCTTGCAATGCCCTTATTTCAAAAGCCAAGTCAGTAATGGCGGGAGGCGTAGCGACGAGTGTTGGCGCGAAAACTGTGCTAAGGTTATGTGCCGACATTTTGTTGACATCCGCATGTTGGGCAAttctaaaaaattacatatgaatattaatattcattttatatagttataatttgaaatatattttatgccaTTATTATGTAGGTATCATCAAAGTATCAACATATTCCGATttacatcacatcatcatcacttcagcctatcgcagtccatacTGAacctaggcctccacaagtttgagccaaaaatggcgtgaactcgtgtgttttgcccataatcaccacgctgggcaggcgggttggtgactgcagggctggctttgtcgcaccgaagacgctgctgcctgtctttggcatgtgtatttcatagtcagcagttggatggttatcccgccatcggtcggctttttaagttccaaggtggtagtggaactgtgttatcccttagtcgcctcttacgacacgcacatcacttcaacctattgcagtccactgctggacataggcctccccgagttcgcggcagacatcccgattttccgcaatcctcatccagcctacaccggcaatcttacgtagatcgtcggtccaacgacACGCACGCGAAGAGAGATTACGATTCCGCTTTACGTTTTAGTACAATTCAGCtgttaaattttagttattgttCATAccataatgaaaataaagtgaCAAATTTCGTGGCTCAAACAAGCATCTCgtgttatgtttataaaatttactaaatatctttttctgaaatttacattttatttatcttggcaaatacaaacgaaaaaaaaaacaatgttattttgaGAATTCCATAAATTTGATTAGACGTTTCTTATCTTGG
It encodes:
- the LOC123663378 gene encoding N-glycosylase/DNA lyase; translated protein: MAWHKIPCSRRELQLLGTLNGGQSFRWEYNKETDVWTGIFSKTVWKLRQDDENLQYQVMGSLLNKASKSGSDMFQNLLENYFRLNYKLSDYYKKWSEKDELFEKACKQFYGIRMLYQEPVENLFSFICSQNNHISRISTMVEKLCKHYGEKICEFDGVTYFSFPDVDKLKQPQIESELRNLGFGYRAKFIQKSAAQIVEWGGRQWFKSLQEMKYKDARLELMKLCGIGPKVADCICLMSLNHLEALPVDTHVYQIAAQNYLPHLKGKKNVTEKMYSEIGDHFRMLYGDMAGWAHTVLFCADLKKFQQNDEQLSEGEKPKKKRKK